The nucleotide sequence AGTCTGGTGGTTCCTGCGCTGAAGCGGAGCGCCGGCCTCCCGGCCGGCCGGCGCGGAGGCGTCTCGCCTCCGTGAGCGCGGGACGCGCTCACCCCTGCCGGCGAGGACGCCAGCGCTCCGAGGCGCGGCTCCGATTTACAATCCAGTGGTCATGCCGACTACACCGACCCGCACCGATCCGCTCTCCTATCTGGGCGACGTCCTCAGCGACCTGAAGCAGAAGGGGACGTACTTCAAACTGCGCGTGCTCGACGACGAGCAGGCGCCCGAGTGCACCTTCGACGGCAAGAAGGTCATCAACCTCGCCTCCAACAACTACCTCGGCCTGACGACGCACCCCAAGCTGCGCGAAGCGGCGGAGAAGGCGGTGCGCGATTTCGGGGTGGGGTCGGGCGCGGTGCGCACCATCGCCGGCACGATGAAGCTGCACATGCAGCTGGAAGAGAAGATCGCGCGCTTCAAGAACGTGGAAGCGTGCGTGGTGTTCCAGTCGGGGTTCACGGCGAACGCGGGCACGGTGTCGGCGATCCTGGGGAAGGACGACTTCATCATCTCCGACGAGCTGAACCACGCGTCCATCATCGACGGCGCGCGGCTCTCGCGCGCGAAGATCCTGGTCTTCCGGCACAAGGACGTGGCGCACGCGGAAGAGCAGCTCGCCAGCGTGAAGGACCAGCCGGGCCACAAGCTGCTCATCACCGACGGCGTGTTCTCGATGGACGGCGACATCGGGCCGCTGCCCGGCCTGTGCGACGTGGCGGAGAAGCACGGCGCAATCATGATGGTGGACGACGCGC is from Terriglobales bacterium and encodes:
- a CDS encoding glycine C-acetyltransferase, which produces MPTTPTRTDPLSYLGDVLSDLKQKGTYFKLRVLDDEQAPECTFDGKKVINLASNNYLGLTTHPKLREAAEKAVRDFGVGSGAVRTIAGTMKLHMQLEEKIARFKNVEACVVFQSGFTANAGTVSAILGKDDFIISDELNHASIIDGARLSRAKILVFRHKDVAHAEEQLASVKDQPGHKLLITDGVFSMDGDIGPLPGLCDVAEKHGAIMMVDDAHSSGVLGKNGRGTIDHFKVHGRVDIQVGTLSKAIGSIGGYVCGTRELIEFLYHRGRPFLFSTSAPPSVAATCIAAFDVLEQEPELIEKLWENTRYWKKELGGLGFNIGGKNTPASETPITPIIIGDGRATMEFSRELFKEGVFGTGIAFPTVPEGKARIRTIMTATHTRTQLDRALDVLGRVGKKMGII